A part of Myxococcus landrumus genomic DNA contains:
- a CDS encoding crotonase/enoyl-CoA hydratase family protein → MDAGYKSLRIEKADGVAELVLLGPGRGNAMGPDFWREMPEAIRALDADDSVRVVLVRGNGDHFTYGLDLMGMMESLGPLLTGDSNLALERTQLLKLIGEMQQSTEGLARSRKPYIAAVHGWCIGGGMDLIAACDFRYCARDAKFSLREVKVGIVADLGALQRLPRIIGEGHTRELAYTGIDVDAERALRMGLVNEVFPSAEEMLTQARATARRIAENPPLVVQGAKQVMDYCADKSTADGLRYVAVWNSAFLQSHDLTEAFAAFAERRTARFQGR, encoded by the coding sequence ATGGACGCCGGATACAAGTCGCTGCGCATCGAGAAGGCGGATGGAGTTGCGGAGCTGGTCCTCCTGGGGCCGGGGCGCGGCAATGCCATGGGGCCTGACTTCTGGCGCGAGATGCCGGAGGCCATTCGCGCGCTGGATGCCGATGACTCCGTGCGCGTCGTGCTGGTGCGCGGCAATGGCGACCACTTCACCTACGGCCTGGACCTCATGGGGATGATGGAGTCCCTGGGGCCGCTGCTCACCGGTGACAGCAACCTCGCGCTGGAGCGCACCCAGTTGTTGAAGCTGATTGGGGAGATGCAGCAGTCCACCGAGGGACTGGCTCGCAGCCGCAAGCCCTATATCGCCGCCGTGCATGGCTGGTGCATCGGTGGCGGCATGGACCTCATCGCCGCGTGTGACTTCCGCTACTGCGCCCGCGACGCGAAGTTCTCCCTCCGCGAGGTGAAGGTCGGCATCGTCGCGGACCTGGGCGCCCTCCAGCGGCTTCCTCGCATCATCGGCGAGGGCCACACCCGCGAGCTCGCCTATACCGGCATCGACGTGGACGCCGAGCGCGCCCTGCGCATGGGGCTCGTCAACGAGGTCTTCCCCTCCGCCGAGGAGATGCTCACCCAGGCCCGCGCCACCGCGCGCCGCATCGCGGAGAATCCGCCGCTCGTCGTCCAGGGTGCCAAGCAGGTCATGGACTACTGCGCGGACAAGTCCACGGCGGACGGTCTGCGCTACGTCGCCGTCTGGAACTCCGCGTTCCTCCAGTCGCACGACCTCACGGAGGCCTTCGCCGCCTTCGCCGAGCGCCGGACCGCCCGATTCCAGGGCAGGTGA
- a CDS encoding prephenate dehydrogenase/arogenate dehydrogenase family protein, with translation MKETIGVLGYGRFGRALSGLLSEANLPHRVFDPRLDEVPPKLQAGSLAELAARSSILVLAMPVSAMRAALKELRPHLTPEQLVIDVGSVKVRPVHMLASALGRDIPWVGTHPLFGPASLARGDARRTVVCPNPLHPEAVRRTRELFELLGCSVTEMSPEAHDALMARTHVLTFFLAHGLVKAGVGKDLPFAPPSFHPVARLEEYARTEVPHLFAVVQAENPYAREARVGLLEALTQLHEGLDLAAESARNTGAEAAPPGLKDVRERIDTVDRELVALLARRAQLVKDAARVKSEHGLPFPDPERESSMLGARREWASQAGLNTRALDDVFRAVLRVTRDSALELDDE, from the coding sequence ATGAAGGAGACCATCGGTGTGCTGGGCTACGGCCGCTTCGGCCGAGCCCTCTCGGGGCTGCTCTCCGAAGCGAACCTCCCGCACCGGGTCTTCGACCCGAGGCTGGACGAGGTCCCCCCGAAGCTCCAGGCGGGCTCCCTCGCGGAGCTGGCCGCGCGCTCGTCCATCCTCGTCCTGGCCATGCCCGTCTCGGCCATGCGCGCGGCGCTGAAGGAGCTCCGGCCTCATCTCACTCCCGAGCAGCTCGTCATCGACGTGGGAAGTGTGAAGGTCCGCCCGGTCCACATGCTCGCCTCCGCGCTGGGGCGAGACATTCCATGGGTGGGCACGCATCCGCTCTTCGGCCCCGCCAGCCTCGCGCGAGGCGATGCCCGGCGCACCGTGGTCTGCCCGAACCCCCTGCACCCCGAGGCCGTCCGCCGCACCCGGGAGCTCTTTGAACTCCTCGGCTGCTCGGTGACGGAGATGTCACCCGAGGCCCATGACGCGCTGATGGCGCGCACGCACGTGCTCACGTTCTTCCTGGCCCACGGACTCGTGAAGGCGGGAGTAGGGAAGGACCTGCCCTTCGCGCCTCCCAGCTTCCATCCCGTGGCCCGGCTGGAGGAGTACGCGCGCACGGAGGTTCCTCACCTCTTCGCCGTCGTGCAGGCGGAGAACCCCTATGCACGAGAAGCCCGCGTGGGCCTGCTCGAAGCGCTCACGCAGCTTCACGAAGGGCTCGACCTCGCAGCGGAATCCGCACGCAACACCGGAGCGGAGGCCGCGCCTCCCGGACTCAAGGATGTTCGCGAGCGCATCGACACCGTGGACCGGGAGCTGGTGGCGCTGCTCGCCCGGCGCGCACAGCTCGTCAAGGACGCGGCGCGAGTGAAGTCCGAGCATGGGCTCCCTTTCCCCGACCCGGAGCGAGAGTCTTCCATGCTCGGCGCCCGTCGAGAGTGGGCCTCGCAGGCGGGCCTCAACACCCGGGCTCTCGACGACGTCTTCCGCGCCGTGCTGCGCGTCACCCGCGACTCCGCGCTGGAGCTCGACGACGAATAG
- a CDS encoding U32 family peptidase has translation MRRRPEILAPAGDLDSMKAALASGADAIYFGLDEGFNARARAENFSLARLPETLALVHRAGARAYLTMNTLVFEPELAVVEDILRRVAAAGVDALIVQDPAIALVARAVCPQMEVHASTQMTISSAEGARFARGLGATRVVVPRELSVAEIARLASETDIELEVFIHGALCMSWSGQCLTSEAWGGRSANRGQCAQSCRLPYDLVVDGQTKDLGDVRYLLSPKDLAGVMAVPKLIDIGVHSLKIEGRQKGPQYVATAVTGYRRWVDGLEAGKADVGALRKDLADMTLSYSRGFSHGFFAGSDHQTLVEGRFPKHRGAILGVVEAVQGRDVLVVEDPEGRPWTGGLGQDEAREGPKGKVSSPLEGDAPVGEVLSPRPGMGVVFDDGHPEDKHEAGGPLFRVERHERGWVLGFGNPGPDMSRVARGQRVWVTSDPSLAKHTEELLEQGEPEGRVPLALTVSGAAGAPLVVTGTARGGHVATATSAVMLAAARGGGLDAVLLKDKLAALGGTPFHLSGLDTTALGTGLHLPVSELKALRRSLVVELTEKVSRGPVRTVRETSVLEEVRGSRRERVVVTPASEGARLLPLCRTDEQLEAVIAAGLPEVELDWMELVGLQRAVERAKAAGLRVTIATVRVQKPGEEGYDARIAKLKPDAVLARHWGAMMHFLERPFAPGETRPALHGDFSLNVTNSVTALHLLGLGLDTLTFAHDLDAVQLGAMLEHLPAERFTVTVHHHISTFHTEHCVYSHTLSQGRDYRSCGRPCEKHRLSLRDHKGLEHPVVVDVGCRNTVFNAQAQSAASLVPSLMARGVRRFRVEFVRESREEATRVLGAYQELLAGRISPAETVRRAAVHEQFGVTKGTMKVLNPTFTVQR, from the coding sequence ATGCGCCGTCGTCCTGAAATCCTCGCCCCCGCTGGAGACCTCGACTCGATGAAGGCCGCGCTGGCCAGTGGCGCGGACGCCATCTATTTCGGCCTGGACGAAGGCTTCAATGCCCGTGCCCGGGCGGAGAACTTCTCGCTCGCCCGCCTGCCCGAGACACTCGCGCTGGTGCACCGCGCGGGGGCTCGCGCCTACCTGACGATGAACACGCTGGTGTTCGAGCCGGAGCTGGCGGTGGTGGAGGACATCCTGCGGCGCGTGGCCGCCGCGGGCGTGGATGCGCTCATCGTCCAGGACCCGGCCATCGCGCTGGTGGCGCGCGCGGTGTGTCCGCAGATGGAGGTCCATGCCTCCACGCAGATGACCATTTCCAGCGCGGAGGGTGCGCGCTTCGCCCGGGGGCTGGGTGCGACACGCGTGGTGGTGCCGCGCGAGCTGTCGGTGGCGGAGATTGCGCGACTGGCGAGCGAGACGGACATCGAGCTGGAGGTGTTCATCCACGGCGCGCTCTGCATGTCGTGGAGTGGTCAGTGCCTCACCAGCGAGGCGTGGGGTGGGCGCTCGGCGAACCGGGGACAGTGCGCGCAGTCCTGTCGGCTGCCGTATGACCTGGTGGTGGATGGACAGACGAAGGACCTGGGCGACGTGCGCTACCTGCTCAGCCCCAAGGACCTCGCGGGCGTCATGGCGGTGCCCAAGCTCATCGACATCGGCGTGCACTCGCTGAAGATTGAAGGCCGGCAGAAGGGGCCGCAGTACGTGGCCACGGCGGTGACCGGTTACCGGCGCTGGGTGGATGGGCTGGAGGCGGGCAAGGCGGACGTGGGGGCGCTGCGCAAGGACCTGGCCGACATGACGCTGTCGTACAGCCGGGGCTTCTCGCATGGGTTCTTCGCGGGCTCGGACCACCAGACGCTGGTGGAGGGACGCTTCCCCAAGCACCGCGGCGCGATTCTGGGCGTGGTGGAGGCCGTGCAGGGGCGCGACGTGCTCGTCGTGGAGGACCCGGAGGGACGGCCCTGGACGGGTGGACTTGGACAGGACGAGGCCCGCGAGGGGCCGAAGGGCAAGGTGTCGTCTCCGCTGGAAGGTGACGCGCCGGTGGGAGAGGTGCTGTCGCCTCGCCCGGGCATGGGCGTGGTGTTCGATGACGGGCACCCCGAGGACAAGCACGAGGCGGGCGGTCCGCTGTTCCGCGTGGAGCGGCACGAGCGGGGCTGGGTGCTGGGCTTTGGCAATCCGGGGCCGGACATGTCTCGGGTGGCGCGCGGGCAGCGCGTCTGGGTGACGAGTGATCCCTCCCTGGCGAAGCACACCGAGGAGCTGCTGGAGCAGGGCGAGCCCGAGGGCCGCGTTCCGCTGGCGCTGACGGTGTCGGGGGCGGCGGGGGCTCCGCTGGTGGTGACGGGCACGGCGCGCGGTGGGCATGTGGCCACGGCGACGAGCGCGGTGATGCTGGCGGCGGCGCGAGGGGGTGGGCTGGACGCGGTGTTGCTGAAGGACAAGCTGGCGGCGCTGGGAGGAACTCCGTTCCACCTGTCGGGGCTGGATACGACGGCGCTGGGGACGGGGCTGCATCTGCCGGTGTCCGAGCTCAAGGCGCTGCGGCGGTCGCTGGTGGTAGAGCTGACGGAGAAGGTGTCTCGCGGCCCTGTTCGCACGGTGCGCGAGACGTCGGTGCTGGAGGAGGTCCGTGGCTCGCGGCGGGAGCGCGTGGTGGTGACGCCTGCGTCCGAGGGCGCGCGGCTGTTGCCGCTGTGCCGGACGGATGAGCAGCTCGAGGCGGTCATCGCGGCGGGGCTTCCCGAGGTGGAGCTGGATTGGATGGAGCTGGTGGGGCTCCAGCGCGCGGTGGAGCGGGCGAAGGCGGCGGGGCTGCGCGTGACGATTGCGACGGTGCGCGTGCAGAAGCCGGGGGAGGAGGGCTACGACGCGCGCATCGCGAAGCTGAAGCCGGACGCGGTGCTGGCGCGGCACTGGGGCGCGATGATGCACTTCCTGGAGCGCCCGTTTGCCCCGGGGGAGACCCGGCCAGCGCTGCATGGAGACTTCTCGCTCAACGTCACCAACTCCGTGACGGCGCTGCATCTGCTGGGGCTGGGGTTGGACACGCTGACCTTCGCGCATGACCTGGACGCGGTGCAGTTGGGCGCGATGTTGGAGCACCTGCCCGCCGAGCGGTTCACGGTGACGGTGCATCACCACATCTCGACGTTCCACACGGAGCACTGCGTGTACTCGCACACGCTCTCGCAGGGGCGTGACTACCGGAGCTGTGGTCGGCCGTGTGAGAAGCACCGGCTGTCCCTGCGGGACCACAAGGGACTGGAACACCCGGTGGTGGTGGACGTGGGCTGCCGCAACACGGTGTTCAATGCGCAGGCACAGAGCGCGGCGTCGTTGGTGCCCTCGCTGATGGCGCGGGGGGTGCGGCGCTTCCGCGTGGAGTTCGTGCGCGAGTCTCGCGAGGAGGCCACGCGGGTCCTGGGGGCGTATCAGGAGCTGCTCGCCGGCCGCATCTCTCCGGCGGAGACCGTGCGACGCGCGGCGGTGCATGAGCAGTTCGGCGTGACGAAGGGGACGATGAAGGTGTTGAACCCCACGTTCACCGTGCAGCGCTGA
- a CDS encoding SDR family oxidoreductase, which translates to MADGVFKDGLLAGKVAFISGGSSGINLGIAEAFVKAGAKVAINGRNVEKLEGAVKGLQAHGTAMGVAADVRDYASVEKALQTVRDAYGELDILICGAAGNFPAPALGMSSNGFKAVMDIDVLGTFNICRAGFEHLRKPGASVINISAPQAYLPMAMQAHVCAAKAGVDMLTRVLALEWGGAGVRVNAITPGPIEDTEGMRRLAPSEEGHQKLVQALPLQRFGTKADIARMALFLSSDAASFVTGSIMVCDGGQSLLGGAALVAALGM; encoded by the coding sequence ATGGCTGATGGCGTGTTCAAGGACGGGCTGCTGGCGGGCAAGGTGGCGTTCATTTCGGGCGGCAGCAGTGGCATCAACCTCGGCATCGCCGAGGCGTTCGTGAAGGCCGGGGCCAAGGTGGCCATCAATGGCCGCAACGTGGAGAAGCTCGAGGGCGCGGTGAAGGGCCTCCAGGCGCACGGCACCGCCATGGGCGTGGCCGCCGACGTGCGCGACTACGCCTCCGTGGAGAAGGCGCTCCAGACGGTGCGCGACGCCTATGGTGAGCTGGACATCCTCATCTGTGGCGCCGCCGGCAACTTCCCCGCGCCCGCGCTGGGCATGTCCTCCAACGGCTTCAAGGCCGTGATGGACATCGACGTGCTGGGCACCTTCAACATCTGTCGCGCGGGCTTCGAGCACCTGCGCAAGCCCGGCGCCTCCGTCATCAACATCTCCGCGCCCCAGGCGTACCTGCCCATGGCCATGCAGGCCCATGTCTGCGCGGCGAAGGCCGGCGTGGACATGCTGACCCGCGTGCTCGCGCTCGAGTGGGGCGGCGCCGGTGTGCGCGTCAACGCCATCACCCCGGGGCCCATCGAGGACACCGAGGGCATGCGCCGCCTCGCCCCCAGCGAGGAGGGGCACCAGAAGCTCGTCCAGGCGCTGCCGCTCCAGCGCTTCGGCACCAAGGCGGACATCGCGCGGATGGCGCTGTTCCTGTCCTCGGACGCCGCGTCCTTCGTCACCGGCTCCATCATGGTCTGCGACGGCGGCCAGTCCCTGCTGGGTGGCGCCGCGCTCGTCGCGGCCCTCGGCATGTAG
- a CDS encoding Ig-like domain-containing protein, whose product MSASLPSSARLFGLAVLCLGLLVGCGEESQPPPLAQPPVLPDATASTVTVTSRELRADGEDRGEITVTVKDKNGAPLAGRSVTVAVSGEGNTVSQAQAPTDDKGVAVAYVASTREGPRRVRASASAEGGAVVLASQPTLTFVAPVATQLVFSGTVRDSTAGSVLAGLEVRFVDASGRLVTGAHERVTLAKAAGPGDAVLEGTLTAMPVGGLVRFPEVVLKKAGTGFQLKASAAGVTDATTGLFNVVPAVPASLELSELVTDAVAGAQRSVRVTVRDAFSNLATNYTGTLEVTSTDDTASMPAARTFTSGDAGTFTFTGITLKRAGRQDVIVEDARNSTLSARRTVGVFAGNTTKLVFTQAPANASVRAVLSPTTVALQDNFGNTTSVGAPRVTVAMVESGTLSGRRELAPVDGVVRFTDLRVESEGVFHLRATASGLTDATTAGTLTIVDDVLPAKPVLTQGALGPDTARVSWVAVGDDGHEGTATSQDLRYSLSPIRNLAEFNAATPVGGVTAPAAPGTAESALLTSLIPATTYYIALRVVDDKGNFALSDSLMLQTVDNNVTRLEFTVQPANGTAGVPMAEVRVSLLNAQGAVVDTSTAPVTLSLVGGHGFVPVQVSAVAGVASFTGLRVDSAADPHFFTASANALTQQSNAFRIDAAAASRFVLTGIPGQVTAGQLQSLTVTAQDSFGNVARSYAGTVHFSTSSTVSTLPPDSVFPAASQGRHVFSGVKLSTVGTQRLTVTDTGNSQLTGFVDVVVTNDVAAKLALSGLPTDVQAGSTHTLTLRVLDAFDNLVPDYTGSVSFTSDDPLATRPMTPHVFTSAEAGQHSFQVAFKSSGARSITVSQTGGAFSVTRGTTVAAGPAVNVTVVLSTTNPTAGEAVEATVAVGDEFGNLASGYRGTIVLDVEQDPDAIKPPPHVFTAADAGRYIFSVTFARAQSTLLSATDTLQPTLRDTESVVVRAGVATQLSVAPATATVTAGVLQSFVVSAKDRFGNLALGYRGTVAPSTTDGAVGAQLSHTYTAEDAAEHSFPYTLQTAGPQSVTFTDVGLNASATSTLTVVAGPAASLRFLTGAVAVSVRQTLPTVRVAVEDQFGNGVAGAASSVTLSLSTGGVLLGNTTIAPVAGVAEFTTVSAEQEGPSQLTASVADVGVPRVSVSMTVNDNIAPSPVATLEATPQAGGNVRLRWLATGDDEMLGQATSYELKYSSAVINASNFGSAFPVLTNAPKMPGLQEEVVVGPLTIGETYYFAVRVKDGAGNTSALTTASVQVAPLFASNACPPREATCSESGVDQVVYLAGEADPTCEYVALQTQCEGLNGVCFQGACETAAAPAEGELVITELMSEPSLGTTEYIELTNVSDRLVNINGLSLLYAVGTAQGSVSVDRGEGAAVVLPPGGTFVLAGNADRDTNGGVVADISYGTALDLEASGHVTVRVNGVLMDELTYDERFAQEPGRSMNRSPVSSDSLSSGDGGASWCASRQVLPGGDRGTPGSPNDTCGKANASPDTEPSQSGTEHP is encoded by the coding sequence ATGTCCGCAAGTCTTCCTTCGTCAGCTCGGCTCTTCGGGCTGGCCGTCCTTTGCCTGGGTCTGCTGGTGGGATGCGGTGAAGAGTCGCAGCCGCCGCCGCTGGCTCAGCCTCCCGTCTTGCCGGATGCGACCGCGTCCACGGTGACGGTGACGTCCCGCGAACTGCGCGCGGATGGCGAGGACCGGGGAGAAATCACCGTCACCGTGAAGGACAAGAACGGCGCACCGCTGGCGGGGCGCTCGGTGACGGTGGCGGTCTCCGGAGAGGGCAACACGGTGTCGCAGGCCCAGGCTCCGACCGACGACAAGGGTGTCGCCGTGGCCTATGTGGCGTCCACGCGTGAAGGGCCCCGGCGCGTGAGGGCTTCGGCCTCCGCCGAGGGAGGCGCGGTGGTGCTGGCCTCCCAGCCCACGCTCACCTTTGTCGCTCCGGTGGCCACACAGTTGGTGTTCTCCGGGACGGTGCGCGACTCGACGGCGGGCTCGGTCCTCGCGGGGTTGGAGGTTCGCTTCGTCGATGCCTCGGGGCGGCTCGTCACGGGCGCGCATGAGCGGGTGACATTGGCGAAGGCCGCGGGGCCGGGGGACGCGGTGCTGGAGGGCACGCTCACGGCGATGCCCGTGGGAGGGCTGGTGCGCTTCCCGGAGGTGGTGCTGAAGAAGGCGGGGACTGGCTTCCAGCTCAAGGCCTCGGCGGCGGGCGTGACGGATGCGACGACGGGGCTCTTCAACGTGGTCCCCGCCGTGCCGGCGTCGCTGGAGCTCTCCGAGCTGGTCACCGACGCGGTCGCGGGCGCGCAGCGCTCGGTGCGCGTGACGGTGCGCGATGCCTTCTCCAACCTGGCCACGAACTACACGGGGACGCTGGAGGTGACGTCGACGGACGACACGGCCTCGATGCCCGCAGCGCGCACGTTCACCTCGGGCGATGCGGGGACCTTCACCTTCACGGGCATCACGCTCAAGCGCGCGGGGCGTCAGGACGTCATCGTGGAGGATGCGCGCAACTCGACGCTGAGCGCCCGGAGGACCGTGGGTGTGTTCGCGGGGAACACCACGAAGCTGGTGTTCACCCAGGCGCCCGCGAATGCCTCGGTGCGCGCGGTGCTGTCGCCGACGACCGTGGCCCTTCAGGACAACTTCGGCAACACCACCTCCGTGGGCGCGCCTCGCGTGACCGTGGCCATGGTGGAGTCCGGGACGCTCTCGGGGCGGCGGGAGCTTGCGCCGGTGGACGGCGTGGTCCGCTTCACGGACCTGCGGGTGGAGTCAGAGGGCGTGTTCCACCTGCGCGCCACCGCGAGTGGATTGACGGACGCCACCACGGCCGGGACGCTCACCATCGTGGATGACGTGTTGCCGGCGAAGCCCGTGCTCACGCAGGGGGCGCTGGGGCCGGATACGGCGCGGGTGAGCTGGGTGGCCGTGGGTGATGACGGACACGAGGGCACCGCGACGTCGCAGGACTTGCGCTACTCGCTCTCGCCCATCCGGAACCTCGCGGAGTTCAACGCGGCCACGCCCGTCGGTGGGGTGACTGCTCCGGCTGCTCCAGGGACCGCGGAGTCCGCGCTGCTGACGAGCCTCATCCCGGCCACGACGTACTACATCGCGCTGCGGGTGGTGGACGACAAGGGCAACTTCGCGCTCTCCGACAGCCTGATGTTGCAGACCGTGGACAACAACGTGACGCGGCTGGAGTTCACCGTCCAGCCCGCGAACGGCACGGCGGGTGTGCCGATGGCCGAGGTGCGCGTGTCCCTCCTGAATGCGCAAGGGGCGGTGGTGGACACGTCCACTGCTCCCGTGACGCTGTCGCTCGTGGGGGGCCATGGCTTCGTTCCGGTGCAGGTCTCCGCCGTCGCGGGTGTGGCCTCCTTCACGGGCCTGCGCGTCGACTCGGCGGCGGACCCCCATTTCTTCACGGCCAGCGCCAACGCGCTGACACAGCAGAGCAATGCCTTCCGAATCGATGCGGCAGCGGCCTCGCGGTTCGTCCTCACGGGGATTCCGGGACAGGTGACCGCCGGGCAGTTGCAGAGCCTCACCGTGACGGCGCAGGACAGCTTCGGCAACGTCGCCAGGAGCTACGCGGGCACGGTGCACTTCTCCACCTCGTCCACGGTGAGCACGCTTCCCCCCGACTCCGTCTTCCCCGCGGCGAGCCAGGGACGCCATGTGTTCAGCGGCGTGAAGCTGTCCACGGTCGGCACTCAGCGGCTGACGGTCACGGATACGGGGAACAGCCAGCTCACGGGCTTCGTGGACGTCGTCGTGACGAACGACGTCGCGGCCAAGCTGGCGTTGTCCGGCTTGCCGACGGATGTGCAGGCGGGGAGCACGCATACGCTCACGCTTCGCGTGCTGGATGCCTTCGACAACCTCGTGCCGGATTACACGGGCTCGGTGAGCTTCACGTCGGATGACCCGCTGGCCACGCGTCCCATGACCCCCCATGTCTTCACGTCCGCGGAGGCCGGTCAGCACTCCTTCCAGGTGGCGTTCAAGAGCTCGGGCGCGCGCTCCATCACCGTATCGCAGACAGGCGGCGCCTTCAGCGTCACGCGCGGCACGACGGTGGCGGCTGGGCCCGCGGTGAACGTGACGGTGGTGTTGTCCACGACCAATCCCACGGCGGGAGAAGCGGTGGAAGCCACGGTCGCGGTGGGGGATGAGTTTGGAAACCTGGCGTCCGGTTACCGAGGCACCATCGTGCTCGATGTGGAGCAGGACCCGGATGCCATCAAGCCCCCTCCCCATGTCTTCACCGCGGCGGACGCGGGCCGCTACATCTTCAGCGTCACGTTCGCTCGAGCCCAATCGACCTTGCTGAGCGCGACCGACACATTGCAGCCGACGCTCAGAGACACGGAGTCGGTGGTGGTGCGAGCCGGTGTCGCCACCCAGTTGAGCGTTGCTCCCGCGACGGCCACCGTCACGGCGGGAGTGCTTCAGTCTTTCGTGGTCAGCGCCAAGGACCGGTTTGGCAACCTGGCGCTGGGCTACAGAGGCACCGTTGCGCCGTCCACGACGGATGGCGCGGTGGGGGCCCAGCTCTCGCACACGTACACCGCAGAGGACGCGGCAGAGCACTCCTTCCCGTACACGCTACAGACCGCGGGCCCGCAGTCCGTCACCTTCACGGACGTGGGGCTCAACGCATCGGCGACCAGCACGCTCACGGTGGTCGCGGGGCCCGCCGCGAGCTTGCGCTTCCTGACCGGCGCCGTTGCGGTCTCGGTCCGGCAGACGCTGCCCACCGTGCGCGTGGCCGTGGAGGATCAATTTGGCAACGGCGTGGCGGGGGCCGCTTCCTCCGTGACGCTCTCCCTGTCCACGGGCGGGGTGCTGCTTGGCAATACCACCATCGCGCCCGTGGCCGGCGTGGCGGAGTTCACCACCGTCTCAGCGGAACAGGAGGGCCCAAGCCAGCTCACCGCCTCGGTGGCGGATGTGGGGGTGCCCAGGGTTTCCGTGTCGATGACCGTCAACGACAACATCGCTCCCTCGCCAGTGGCCACACTGGAGGCCACGCCGCAGGCCGGGGGCAACGTGCGGCTGCGGTGGCTCGCCACGGGCGACGACGAAATGCTCGGTCAGGCGACGTCCTATGAGCTGAAGTACAGCTCCGCGGTCATCAACGCGAGCAACTTCGGGTCGGCATTTCCCGTCCTCACCAACGCGCCGAAGATGCCCGGACTGCAGGAGGAGGTGGTCGTCGGTCCCCTCACGATTGGAGAGACGTATTACTTCGCCGTGAGGGTGAAGGATGGGGCGGGGAACACCAGCGCGCTGACGACCGCGTCGGTGCAAGTGGCGCCCCTCTTTGCCAGCAACGCCTGTCCGCCTCGCGAGGCGACGTGCTCGGAGTCTGGAGTGGACCAGGTGGTCTATCTGGCGGGCGAGGCGGATCCGACGTGTGAGTACGTGGCGCTCCAGACCCAGTGCGAGGGCTTGAATGGCGTGTGCTTCCAGGGCGCTTGCGAGACGGCGGCCGCACCGGCCGAGGGTGAGCTGGTCATCACCGAGCTCATGTCCGAGCCGAGCCTGGGCACGACCGAGTACATCGAGCTGACCAACGTCAGCGACCGGTTGGTCAACATCAACGGGCTCTCCCTCCTGTACGCGGTGGGAACAGCCCAGGGCTCCGTCTCCGTGGACCGGGGAGAGGGGGCGGCGGTGGTGTTGCCGCCCGGAGGCACCTTCGTCCTGGCGGGCAACGCGGACCGTGACACGAACGGTGGCGTGGTCGCGGACATCAGCTATGGCACCGCGCTGGACCTGGAGGCTTCGGGGCACGTGACGGTTCGGGTGAATGGCGTGCTGATGGACGAGCTCACCTATGACGAGCGCTTCGCCCAGGAGCCGGGGCGCTCGATGAACCGGTCCCCCGTCTCGAGCGACAGCCTTTCGAGCGGCGACGGTGGCGCGAGCTGGTGCGCCTCCCGGCAGGTCCTCCCCGGCGGAGACCGGGGGACGCCCGGCAGCCCGAATGACACGTGCGGCAAGGCCAACGCCTCGCCGGACACCGAGCCGTCCCAGTCGGGCACGGAACACCCCTGA